In Ptychodera flava strain L36383 chromosome 17, AS_Pfla_20210202, whole genome shotgun sequence, one genomic interval encodes:
- the LOC139115185 gene encoding uncharacterized protein isoform X3: MKNKEKSLQKRLQVLQGDYEALSKSHTSVEELNTNWAEKNTTLTEEIKMLKERFDQKEGEEHKLKLENERKLLMLQEQLDASMRQVASLQQEVHQWKSRERSNIATEQSREKTDCVEECEADVFIEEEFFSPPTSPEEQRVTEEKATIEENSSSQTASSTVKTPERMRTVHKSEARDNTDCASEMVVSKRRLDEVNNTGGDETDGVPGTKKRKQDVPETDGGNLKHTRKEHLLLPDSESHKSKEGRLDDTGSLRSIRGRCGPSEISKLMTCDISEQIALSSSQNSVRMMRSQRKGYHSAGSQPSSHQNLRANLHASAVLCHLAS; encoded by the exons ATGAAAAACAAA GAGAAATCTTTGCAGAAGAGATTACAGGTTCTTCAAGGGGACTATGAAGCACTGAGTAAATCCCATACCAGTGTTGAAGAATTGAACACAAACTGGGCTGAGAAAAACACAACCCTTACTGAAGAAATCAAAATGCTCAAA GAGAGATTTGATCAGAAGGAAGGAGAAGAGcacaaattgaaacttgaaaatgaaaggaaaTTACTGATGCTACAAGAACAACTGGATGCCAGTATGAGACAGGTGGCCTCACTTCAACAGGAAGTTCATCAGTGGAAATCCAGAGAGAGAAGTAACATAGCAACTGAGCAGAGCAGAGAGAAGACAGATTGTGTCGAGGAGTGTGAAGCTGATGTGTTCATTGAGGAGGAATTTTTCAGCCCTCCAACTTCCCCAGAAGAGCAGCGTG TAACAGAGGAGAAAGCCACAATTGAGGAGAACTCTTCAAGCCAGACCGCCTCATCCACTGTAAAGACACCAGAAAGAATGCGGACTGTACATAAGTCTGAAGCAAGAGATAATACGGACTGTGCTTCTGAGATGGTAGTCTCCAAAAGGAGACTGGATGAAGTGAATAACACTGGTGGAGATGAAACTGATGGTGTGCCAGGAACCAAGAAAAGAAAGCAAGACGTTCCTGAAACTGATGGTGGAAATTTGAAACATACTCGGAAGGAACATTTATTATTGCCAGATAGTGAGAGTCATAAGAGTAAGGAAGGCAGGCTTGATGATACAGGAtcacttagaagcattaggggAAGATGTGGACCATCTGAAATTTCCAAGTTGATGACATGTGACATCTCAGAGCAGATTGCACTGAGTTCATCACAGAACAGTGTAAGAATGATGAGAAGTCAAAGAAAAGGGTATCATTCAGCAGGAAGCCAACCATCTTCTCATCAGAATCTGAGAGCAAATCTCCATGCATCAGCAGTGTTGTGCCACCTGGCATCTTAA
- the LOC139115185 gene encoding alpha-taxilin-like isoform X1 — translation MSRAENLKILKSMEEAHELVSRHADSSRNNAELAAQLQGELTRVRENSEKMKSVCDEKQSELNKLATRHQEMEQTWQEKEKSLQKRLQVLQGDYEALSKSHTSVEELNTNWAEKNTTLTEEIKMLKERFDQKEGEEHKLKLENERKLLMLQEQLDASMRQVASLQQEVHQWKSRERSNIATEQSREKTDCVEECEADVFIEEEFFSPPTSPEEQRVTEEKATIEENSSSQTASSTVKTPERMRTVHKSEARDNTDCASEMVVSKRRLDEVNNTGGDETDGVPGTKKRKQDVPETDGGNLKHTRKEHLLLPDSESHKSKEGRLDDTGSLRSIRGRCGPSEISKLMTCDISEQIALSSSQNSVRMMRSQRKGYHSAGSQPSSHQNLRANLHASAVLCHLAS, via the exons ATGTCTAGAGCAGAAAATCTG AAAATACTGAAATCGATGGAAGAGGCACATGAGCTGGTCAGTAGACATGCAGACAGTAGCAGAAACAATGCAGAATTGGCGGCACAGTTACAGGGAGAGTTGACCAGAGTCAGGGAAAATTCTGAGAAAATGAAGTCAGTGTGTGATGAAAAACAAAGTGAGTTAAACAAACTGGCAACTCGTCATCAAGAGATGGAGCAGACATGGCAAGAAAAG GAGAAATCTTTGCAGAAGAGATTACAGGTTCTTCAAGGGGACTATGAAGCACTGAGTAAATCCCATACCAGTGTTGAAGAATTGAACACAAACTGGGCTGAGAAAAACACAACCCTTACTGAAGAAATCAAAATGCTCAAA GAGAGATTTGATCAGAAGGAAGGAGAAGAGcacaaattgaaacttgaaaatgaaaggaaaTTACTGATGCTACAAGAACAACTGGATGCCAGTATGAGACAGGTGGCCTCACTTCAACAGGAAGTTCATCAGTGGAAATCCAGAGAGAGAAGTAACATAGCAACTGAGCAGAGCAGAGAGAAGACAGATTGTGTCGAGGAGTGTGAAGCTGATGTGTTCATTGAGGAGGAATTTTTCAGCCCTCCAACTTCCCCAGAAGAGCAGCGTG TAACAGAGGAGAAAGCCACAATTGAGGAGAACTCTTCAAGCCAGACCGCCTCATCCACTGTAAAGACACCAGAAAGAATGCGGACTGTACATAAGTCTGAAGCAAGAGATAATACGGACTGTGCTTCTGAGATGGTAGTCTCCAAAAGGAGACTGGATGAAGTGAATAACACTGGTGGAGATGAAACTGATGGTGTGCCAGGAACCAAGAAAAGAAAGCAAGACGTTCCTGAAACTGATGGTGGAAATTTGAAACATACTCGGAAGGAACATTTATTATTGCCAGATAGTGAGAGTCATAAGAGTAAGGAAGGCAGGCTTGATGATACAGGAtcacttagaagcattaggggAAGATGTGGACCATCTGAAATTTCCAAGTTGATGACATGTGACATCTCAGAGCAGATTGCACTGAGTTCATCACAGAACAGTGTAAGAATGATGAGAAGTCAAAGAAAAGGGTATCATTCAGCAGGAAGCCAACCATCTTCTCATCAGAATCTGAGAGCAAATCTCCATGCATCAGCAGTGTTGTGCCACCTGGCATCTTAA
- the LOC139115185 gene encoding uncharacterized protein isoform X2, giving the protein MSRAENLKILKSMEEAHELVSRHADSSRNNAELAAQLQGELTRVRENSEKMKSVCDEKQSELNKLATRHQEMEQTWQEKEKSLQKRLQVLQGDYEALSKSHTSVEELNTNWAEKNTTLTEEIKMLKERFDQKEGEEHKLKLENERKLLMLQEQLDASMRQVASLQQEVHQWKSRERSNIATEQSREKTDCVEECEADVFIEEEFFSPPTSPEEQREEKATIEENSSSQTASSTVKTPERMRTVHKSEARDNTDCASEMVVSKRRLDEVNNTGGDETDGVPGTKKRKQDVPETDGGNLKHTRKEHLLLPDSESHKSKEGRLDDTGSLRSIRGRCGPSEISKLMTCDISEQIALSSSQNSVRMMRSQRKGYHSAGSQPSSHQNLRANLHASAVLCHLAS; this is encoded by the exons ATGTCTAGAGCAGAAAATCTG AAAATACTGAAATCGATGGAAGAGGCACATGAGCTGGTCAGTAGACATGCAGACAGTAGCAGAAACAATGCAGAATTGGCGGCACAGTTACAGGGAGAGTTGACCAGAGTCAGGGAAAATTCTGAGAAAATGAAGTCAGTGTGTGATGAAAAACAAAGTGAGTTAAACAAACTGGCAACTCGTCATCAAGAGATGGAGCAGACATGGCAAGAAAAG GAGAAATCTTTGCAGAAGAGATTACAGGTTCTTCAAGGGGACTATGAAGCACTGAGTAAATCCCATACCAGTGTTGAAGAATTGAACACAAACTGGGCTGAGAAAAACACAACCCTTACTGAAGAAATCAAAATGCTCAAA GAGAGATTTGATCAGAAGGAAGGAGAAGAGcacaaattgaaacttgaaaatgaaaggaaaTTACTGATGCTACAAGAACAACTGGATGCCAGTATGAGACAGGTGGCCTCACTTCAACAGGAAGTTCATCAGTGGAAATCCAGAGAGAGAAGTAACATAGCAACTGAGCAGAGCAGAGAGAAGACAGATTGTGTCGAGGAGTGTGAAGCTGATGTGTTCATTGAGGAGGAATTTTTCAGCCCTCCAACTTCCCCAGAAGAGCAGCGTG AGGAGAAAGCCACAATTGAGGAGAACTCTTCAAGCCAGACCGCCTCATCCACTGTAAAGACACCAGAAAGAATGCGGACTGTACATAAGTCTGAAGCAAGAGATAATACGGACTGTGCTTCTGAGATGGTAGTCTCCAAAAGGAGACTGGATGAAGTGAATAACACTGGTGGAGATGAAACTGATGGTGTGCCAGGAACCAAGAAAAGAAAGCAAGACGTTCCTGAAACTGATGGTGGAAATTTGAAACATACTCGGAAGGAACATTTATTATTGCCAGATAGTGAGAGTCATAAGAGTAAGGAAGGCAGGCTTGATGATACAGGAtcacttagaagcattaggggAAGATGTGGACCATCTGAAATTTCCAAGTTGATGACATGTGACATCTCAGAGCAGATTGCACTGAGTTCATCACAGAACAGTGTAAGAATGATGAGAAGTCAAAGAAAAGGGTATCATTCAGCAGGAAGCCAACCATCTTCTCATCAGAATCTGAGAGCAAATCTCCATGCATCAGCAGTGTTGTGCCACCTGGCATCTTAA
- the LOC139116595 gene encoding uncharacterized protein — protein sequence MDIEQEHGKRDAACGISVTSSDHTVSEQKPETSSRSKESVPSKKGTSVNTDCTINETSLSNAGNTLVSSPSSNPAKNATTGQSPSRIIPALCNLSVSAASPSGCINPLKTSATDGRLDQSQNVLSSSQMGAGVLFGSQTAGPHTSQSVSVHTSCRSGTVLGDNQESCREILTDSTNSTTAEAETTAYSDATLISTVITNKASQHATAQTCSTSNKTEISQSQPTESGTRDQLSPGNNKTQNSAKTSPSRFKYQFVSMPSLKRSRRNVTSNFLSSSQPTSSVNHDGSKDSERSNTEFNSEPLLKLDNDCSGCKMNFVEGILWGTEGVVLSAFRTLGTIEGML from the exons ATGGATATTGAGCAAGAACATGGCAAACGTGATGCTGCTTGTGGCATCAGTGTTACTTCATCAGATCACACTGTGAGTGAACAGAAACCAGAGACAAGTTCTAGATCAAAAGAATCCGTGCCATCAAAGAAAGGTACTTCTGTGAATACTGACTGCACAATCAATGAGACTTCACTTTCAAATGCAGGTAATACCTTAGTAAGCAGTCCATCATCTAACCCTGCTAAGAATGCTACAACAGGGCAAAGTCCATCTCGTATTATTCCTGCACTGTGCAACCTGAGTGTTTCTGCTGCCTCACCGAGTGGATGTATCAATCCTTTGAAAACTAGTGCAACTGATGGAAGACTAGATCAGTCACAAAATGTGTTGTCCTCCTCACAGATGGGAGCTGGGGTTTTATTTGGTTCTCAGACAGCAGGCCCACATACATCTCAAAGTGTCAGTGTCCACACTAGTTGCAGAAGTGGTACTGTTCTAGGTGACAATCAAGAAAGCTGCAGGGAAATTCTCACTGATTCAACAAATTCTACTACTGCTGAAGCTGAGACCACTGCATATAGTGATGCAACATTAATATCTACAGTGATAACAAACAAAGCAAGTCAGCATGCAACAGCGCAAACCTGTTCTACAAGCAACAAAACTGAAATAAGTCAGAGCCAACCTACAGAGAGTGGCACACGGGACCAATTGTCACCTGGaaacaataaaacacaaaactcaGCTAAAACCAGTCCTTCTAGATTCAAGTATCAATTTGTGAGCATGCCATCCTTGAAGAGATCACGACGAAATGTAACCAGTAACTTCCTAAGCAGTTCTCAACCAACATCATCTGTCAATCATGATGGGTCCAAAGACAGTGAGAGATCAAACACAGAATTTAACTCAGAACCACTTCTCAAG TTAGACAATGACTGTTCTGGATGCAAAATGAATTTTGTAGAGGGCATTCTTTGGGGCACTGAGGGTGTTGTGCTGTCAGCATTCAGAACACTTGGCACAATAGAGGGCATGCTTTAA
- the LOC139115186 gene encoding U5 small nuclear ribonucleoprotein 40 kDa protein-like — protein sequence MPIMEGKRKAEDGALVPVKKPKNELVAAAGLQNRAIIEAGVPRTSSLLSPIMLLTGHEGDIFSNKFSPDGTMLASGGFDRQIFLWNVYGECENYAVLKGHTGAIMDLHYSTDGSTLFTASTDKTVALWDLHTGNRIKKLKGHTSFVNSCHPSRRGLQMVVSGSDDGTIKLWDTRKKGAIETFQNTYQVTGVSFNDTSDQIISGGIDNDLKVWDLRKNDIVYKMRGHTDTITGIRLSSDGSYIVTNAMDNTVRIWDVRPFAPQERCVKLFQGAQHNFEKNLLRCCWSPDGSKIAAGSADRFVYVWDTTSRRILYKLPGHSGSVNDVDFHPQEPILTSCASDKKIYLGEIQP from the exons ATGCCCATCATGGAAGGAAAACGGAAGGCTGAAGACGGTGCGCTTGTTCCTGTGAAGAAACCAAAGAATGAATTAGTCGCTGCTGCTGGCCTGCAAAATAGAGCAATAATCGAAGCC GGAGTGCCAAGGACATCAAGTCTCCTTTCACCGATAATGTTACTAACAGGGCATGAGGGTGACATTTTCAGCAACAAATTCTCACCTGATGGAACAATGCTGGCATCAGGAGGGTTTGATCGTCAAATCT TCTTGTGGAATGTGTATGGAGAATGTGAAAACTATGCTGTTCTCAAAGGGCACACTGGAGCAATCATGGATCTTCACTACTCTACTGACGGCAG TACTTTATTCACAGCCTCCACAGACAAGACAGTTGCATTGTGGGATTTACACACAGGAAACAGAATCAAGAAGTTGAAAGGTCACACGTCATTTGTCAATTCATGTCATCCATCCAGGAGAGGTCTTCAAATGGTTGTCAGTGGAAGTGATGATGGTACTATCAAG CTGTGGGACACTAGGAAAAAAGGAGCCATAGAAACATTCCAGAACACATACCAAGTAACTGGTGTGTCATTTAATGATACAAGTGATCAGATTATATCAGGTGGCATTGACAATGATCTCAAG GTTTGGGATCTTAGGAAGAACGACATAGTTTACAAAATGAGAGGACACACAGACACCATCACTGGAATCAGACTCAGCTCTGATGGGTCTTACATTGTCACCAATGCAATGGACAATACAG TGAGGATTTGGGATGTAAGACCATTTGCACCACAAGAGAGATGTGTCAAACTATTCCAAGGTGCACAACACAATTTTGAAAAG AATTTGCTAAGATGTTGCTGGTCACCAGATGGTAGCAAGATAGCCGCTGGGTCTGCAGACAGATTTGTTTATGTCTGGGATACTACAAGCCGACGAATACTCTACAAATTGCCTGGCCATTCCGGTTCAGTGAATGATGTAGATTTCCATCCCCAAGAACCAATCC ttacATCATGTGCTAGTGACAAAAAGATATACCTTGGAGAGATTCAGCCGTAG
- the LOC139116594 gene encoding coiled-coil domain-containing protein 73-like, translated as MVRLEHIDYHKLHCLGRICSVTARVMEKGGEEIPPTSNGHGEESSKDPQEGETKADASDELQETAKNINIITGEDKGRNTVPLYRDCGTNEKDRGSEKNAKVDECEKTAAPRGHDLHKSCENISGTNQNLSKVENRTFEERNDEEKRNIFSQINYLKFRDNLYEVIEELRIRRSTDSENEERIKQLVTEKHELERKLETEIASNKTLSDQHEQEIIDAKKHSEDKIHQLEDDKQKLALLVERTEKEVTGLKNEIRTLMLSKYSLEKKIKEKDHVIQMQSTAKDKHVIQIVDLEQKTKDVSKQVTGVTEQMERLEENVQAACKLNKKLAYINKHKHCELENCRKDLESSVQQLKKLRIELNRKPNDMARKLQEREKQVENLQQQMDQYARSEIWLLLEKHSLAADGITSSPRIAVV; from the exons ATGGTAAGACTGGAACACATTGACTACCATAAATTACACTGTCTCGGAAGAATTTGCAGTGTGACAGCCCGCGTAATGGAAAAGGGCGGTGAAGAAATTCCGCCAACATCAAACGGACATGGAGAAGAATCAAGCAAAGATCCCCAAGAAGGTGAAACTAAAGCTGACGCAAGCGATGAGCTGCAAGAAActgcaaaaaatatcaatatcatcaCAGGAGAAGATAAAGGCagaaacacagtccctctatataGAGACTGTGGCACAAACGAAAAAGACAGAggttcagaaaaaaatgcaaaagtcGACGAATGCGAGAAGACCGCAGCTCCAAGAGGTCACGATCTCCACAAAAGTTGTGAAAACATCTCTGGTACTAATCAAAATTTGTCAAAGGTGGAAAACAGAACTTTTGAAGAGAGAAACGACGaggaaaaaagaaatatttttagtCAAATCAACTATTTGAAATTCCGTGATAACTTGTACGAGGTTATCGAAGAGTTGAGGATAAGAAGG AGCACGGATTCGGAGAATGAAGAGAGAATCAAGCAATTGGTGACAGAAAAACATGAACTAGAACGAAAATTG GAAACagaaattgcttcaaacaaaactCTCTCAGATCAGCATGAGCAAGAAATTATTGATGCAAAGAAGCACTCTGAAGATAAAATACATCAACTCGAAGATGATAAG CAAAAACTGGCCTTGTTGGTGGAAAGGACCGAGAAAGAAGTAACTGGACTGAAGAATGAAATCAGGACTCTCATG CTTTCAAAGTATTCCTTGGAAAAGAAGATCAAAGAAAAAGACCATGTGATTCAAATGCAGAGTACTGCCAAGGACAAACATGTCATCCAGATTGTTGACTTGGAACAGAAAACCAAAGATGTGTCAAAACAGGTCACTGGTGTCACAGAACAGATGGAGAGATTGGAAGAAAATG TACAAGCAGCCTGtaagttgaacaagaaactggcCTACATCAACAAACACAAGCACTGTGAACTTGAGAACTGCAGGAAAGATCTGGAATCCAGTGTTCAACAGCTGAAGAAACTAAGGATTGAACTCAACAGAAAACCAAATGACATGGCTAGGAAACTACAGGAGAGAGAAAAACAGGTTGAGAATTTGCAACAGCAGATGGATCAA TATGCTAGGTCAGAAATCTGGCTTTTACTAGAGAAACACAGCCTTGCTGCTGATGGTATAACATCATCACCCAGGATTGCTGTTGTATAA